ATCGATATCAGCCAGCAGCCGATCCAGCCCACCCGGCGCCGGTGCGCCAAGCGCTGCGTGCTGTTGCTCAACCGCCAAAGCTTCCTCTTCGATCAATTCGAGCTGCATACGCATTTCCGGATGCGCCGCCAGATAAGATTCCACACTCTGCTGGTCTTTGGCTTCCAGCAGCCCCTTTGCATACCAGGGCAGGATTTTTTCAATTTCCGGATCATAGGTCATTTCATAGTCCTCGACGCTGCTGTTCATTTCCCTTATGGCCATCCACGATCAATGCCGGATTTCGCCAAAAGATCAGACAGTTTTTTGCGTGCATGAAACACCCGCGTTTTTACCGTGTTTTCCGGAACCGACAGAATAACAGCAATCTCCTTGATCGCCTTCTCCTGATAATAAACGAGATCGATCACTTCCCTATGCTCATCGCTAAGCCGAGTGATACAAAGCCGCATCGCAGCCGCCTTGTCTTGCTTAAGGGTCATCACTTCCGGCGTGTCGCTCTCATCTTCCAGACCCGATGCATATTCATCATCAAGCTCAGCGTCAGATCGTTTGCGCAGCAGGGAAAGAGCCTTGTTGCGCCCGATCGATAGAATCCAGGAAGAAACCTGAGAGCGACCTTCGAATTTTCCGGCACCCCGCCACACATCAATGAAGGTCTCATTTACAAGCTCCTCTGCCTGCGCCTCATTCTTAACAAAGCGCAGCAGAAAACGGTAAAGCCGAAGATGATGCCGCTGATAAAGCAGAGCAATGGCCTTGCGATCATTTCGCGCAATCTGCTCAAGAAGGGCAAGATCGCGTGTTTCCTCTGCTCCTGACATGCAATCCTCAATCTTACTGTCATTCCTTTGTCGCTTCAGAACGCATTCGGGTTCAAAAAAAGAGAATAAAAGAACAGCAAAAGCGCAGACACATTCTGACACAGCTTCCATTCCACGCCAATGCCACTCTCTCCGCAGCTCTTTTCCAGCACTAAAGAGCCCATCAGAGGCACCAGCAAGAGCGATTGGAGAGAAAAAAGCCCCAAACAAGCGGCCCTAAAATTTTTTTTCAAAAAAAATTTTAGGGCCTCCAACTTGGTTTTGAAAAATTTCTGACTTTTGCTGGAGCGCCAGTTTGGGCAGATTTGACAGCCTTACAAAACCTGTTTCACCGTCAATATTATCAATAACTTAAGTCGACCAAATCACAATCTAAAGTAGATTTTATCTACAATTTCTACCCGTTTTTCCTAGGTCAATTAGGTAGGGCGATAATTATTTGGACAATAGTTTTCAAGATAGAAAAACCAAAAAGTGATCGAATTACAAATGTTTAATAAGCTTGAAAACAAATAACCCCGTCCCCAAATCAGGGTAGTCGCAACGACGACGGAACAAAACAGAAGAAGCCAACTATAAAAATGCTCTCTTAGAAAACAGAAGAGAGCAGAACAAAACTAAGGACAAGAAAAATGAAAAACGCATATGCAAAATCAGCAGTATTCGCAGCCCTCGTAGCTGGTGTTTCCCTCGCAGCCCCTCTGGCAGCTCAGGCAAACCAGTCCGCAGCCGACCAGATCGTTCGTCAGGCTGACGACAGCATCTTCATCGTCGACTATGTTCTGGCCTCCCAGAAAGACGGTAAATCCGCTCCGGTTTCCACCGAGAAAGCTGTTGTCAAAAACCTTGGCGTAGCCAGCGATGACGAAAGCACCAACGTTGTTGACTACGTGCTCGCTTCTCAGAAAGCCGGCAAAAACCAGCCAGTTTCTACTCAGAAAGCTGTTGTCAAGAACCTGGGCGTAGCCAGCGATGACGAAAGCACCAACATTGTTGATTACGTGCTCGGCAACGAAAACTCATAAGTTTTCAGACAATTCAAGATAGCCATTCCCCCTGCCGCCCTTCCTCCCTGGTCGGCAGGGGAAAATTGCGTCTTCTCTCGTATGAGCCTTTATGGCCCATATGAAATCGCAAAGGATCGCCACGGGCGGTCCTTTTTTTTGTTTCCATATATAAACATATGAAAAAACGAAGACTTTCCCTCAACGAAAGAAATTCGGCAAAAAAATCCGATTATTTTTGAACCAACTCTCTCGCCGTTGCGACAGACATGTATAGGCGGCAAAAACAGCCGCCCCCAGTACACAGACATAAGAAGCAACATGTAAGTCAGCAACACATATACGGAGAGAGACCATGTTCAAGAAATCCATCGCAACTTTCGCAATGATCGCCAGCATCGCCGCAGCCACTACCCT
This genomic window from uncultured Cohaesibacter sp. contains:
- a CDS encoding sigma-70 family RNA polymerase sigma factor; the protein is MSGAEETRDLALLEQIARNDRKAIALLYQRHHLRLYRFLLRFVKNEAQAEELVNETFIDVWRGAGKFEGRSQVSSWILSIGRNKALSLLRKRSDAELDDEYASGLEDESDTPEVMTLKQDKAAAMRLCITRLSDEHREVIDLVYYQEKAIKEIAVILSVPENTVKTRVFHARKKLSDLLAKSGIDRGWP